Proteins co-encoded in one Chrysemys picta bellii isolate R12L10 chromosome 13, ASM1138683v2, whole genome shotgun sequence genomic window:
- the LOC112061327 gene encoding WAP four-disulfide core domain protein 3-like isoform X2: protein MKSGHLLLGLLALWADLTPASGQLRQANAICNLPAEPGPCEAYMPSYFYNSATKRCEEFIYGGCQGNANRFSSVDECLKTCGSSVKTGKCPTPINRGAANCDNFCSTDADCPGSERCCSNGCGTVCRLPIEVNPGYCRKAPPGTVTICLAECSNDRECGTGSKCCSWGCHLQCARAVPAHPGTCPKRRVLQTFAPCENKCSDDRDCPTRQKCCFTGCGLGCLSPQTGDICQLPPERGPCRGQIPRFFYNPASRACERFIYGGCRGNGNNFRTLLECQQACRKRGPMRARPGRARA, encoded by the exons ATGAAATCAGGccacctcctcctggggctcctcGCCCTCTGGGCTGACCTGACACCTGCCTCTGGGCAGCTCCGTCAAG CTAACGCCATCTGCAATCTCCCTGCGGAACCCGGCCCATGTGAGGCCTACATGCCCAGCTACTTCTACAACTCGGCCACCAAGAGGTGCGAGGAGTTCATTTACGGCGGCTGCCAGGGCAATGCAAACAGGTTTTCCAGTGTGGACGAATGTCTCAAGACCTGTGGAAGCTCAG TGAAAACGGGCAAGTGCCCCACTCCCATCAACCGGGGGGCTGCAAACTGCGATAACTTCTGCTCCACGGACGCTGACTGTCCCGGATCTGAGCGCTGCTGCAGTAATGGCTGTGGGACGGTGTGCAGACTCCCCATAGAAG TAAACCCAGGGTACTGCCGGAAGGCCCCACCCGGCACGGTGACAATCTGCCTTGCGGAATGCAGTAACGACAGGGAATGTGGAACGGGCAGCAAGTGCTGCAGCTGGGGATGCCATTTGCAGTGCGCACGGGCGGTGCCAG CCCATCCGGGCACCTGCCCCAAGAGGAGAGTGCTGCAGACGTTCGCGCCGTGTGAGAATAAGTGCAGTGACGACAGGGACTGTCCCACCAGGCAGAAATGCTGCTTTACTGGCTGTGGCCTCGGCTGTCTGTCCCCTCAGACAG GTGACATTTGCCAACTCCCACCTGAGAGGGGCCCTTGCAGGGGACAGATTCCGCGCTTCTTCTACAACCCGGCCTCCAGGGCGTGCGAAAGGTTCATCTACGGCGGCTGCCGAGGCAACGGGAACAACTTTAGAACTCTCCTGGAGTGCCAGCAGGCCTGCAGGAAACGCG GGCCGATGAGAGCGAGACCGGGAAGAGCCAGAGCGTGA
- the LOC101939586 gene encoding BPTI/Kunitz domain-containing protein-like produces MKSGHLLLGLLALWADLTPASGQLRQANAICNLPADPGPCFAYMPRYFYNSATKRCEQFIYGGCQGNANRFSSVDECLKTCGSSGDICRLPPEKGPCKGQIPRFFYNPASRTCESFIYGGCRGNGNNFRTLLECQQACRKRGPTRARPGRARA; encoded by the exons ATGAAATCAGGccacctcctcctggggctcctcGCCCTCTGGGCTGACCTGACACCTGCCTCTGGGCAGCTCCGTCAAG CTAACGCCATCTGCAATCTCCCTGCGGACCCCGGCCCATGTTTTGCCTACATGCCCAGATACTTCTACAACTCGGCCACCAAGAGGTGCGAGCAGTTCATTTACGGCGGCTGCCAGGGCAATGCAAACAGGTTTTCCAGTGTGGACGAATGTCTCAAGACCTGTGGAAGCTCAG GTGACATTTGCCGACTCCCGCCTGAGAAGGGCCCTTGCAAGGGACAGATCCCGCGCTTCTTCTACAACCCGGCCTCCAGGACGTGCGAAAGCTTCATCTACGGCGGCTGCCGAGGCAACGGGAACAACTTTAGAACTCTCCTGGAGTGCCAGCAGGCCTGCAGGAAACGCG GGCCGACCAGAGCGAGACCGGGAAGAGCCAGAGCGTGA
- the LOC112061327 gene encoding WAP four-disulfide core domain protein 3-like isoform X1, which yields MKSGHLLLGLLALWADLTPASGQLRQANAICNLPAEPGPCEAYMPSYFYNSATKRCEEFIYGGCQGNANRFSSVDECLKTCGSSVKTGKCPTPINRGAANCDNFCSTDADCPGSERCCSNGCGTVCRLPIEVNPGYCRKAPPGTVTICLAECSNDRECGTGSKCCSWGCHLQCARAVPAHPGTCPKRRVLQTFAPCENKCSDDRDCPTRQKCCFTGCGLGCLSPQTGDICQLPPERGPCRGQIPRFFYNPASRACERFIYGGCRGNGNNFRTLLECQQACRKREKPGFCRVFPPDTMGICALLCFSDDDCAGAEKCCSNGCGRTCQTPQQIRFSVVLGLCRASPASRCTGPF from the exons ATGAAATCAGGccacctcctcctggggctcctcGCCCTCTGGGCTGACCTGACACCTGCCTCTGGGCAGCTCCGTCAAG CTAACGCCATCTGCAATCTCCCTGCGGAACCCGGCCCATGTGAGGCCTACATGCCCAGCTACTTCTACAACTCGGCCACCAAGAGGTGCGAGGAGTTCATTTACGGCGGCTGCCAGGGCAATGCAAACAGGTTTTCCAGTGTGGACGAATGTCTCAAGACCTGTGGAAGCTCAG TGAAAACGGGCAAGTGCCCCACTCCCATCAACCGGGGGGCTGCAAACTGCGATAACTTCTGCTCCACGGACGCTGACTGTCCCGGATCTGAGCGCTGCTGCAGTAATGGCTGTGGGACGGTGTGCAGACTCCCCATAGAAG TAAACCCAGGGTACTGCCGGAAGGCCCCACCCGGCACGGTGACAATCTGCCTTGCGGAATGCAGTAACGACAGGGAATGTGGAACGGGCAGCAAGTGCTGCAGCTGGGGATGCCATTTGCAGTGCGCACGGGCGGTGCCAG CCCATCCGGGCACCTGCCCCAAGAGGAGAGTGCTGCAGACGTTCGCGCCGTGTGAGAATAAGTGCAGTGACGACAGGGACTGTCCCACCAGGCAGAAATGCTGCTTTACTGGCTGTGGCCTCGGCTGTCTGTCCCCTCAGACAG GTGACATTTGCCAACTCCCACCTGAGAGGGGCCCTTGCAGGGGACAGATTCCGCGCTTCTTCTACAACCCGGCCTCCAGGGCGTGCGAAAGGTTCATCTACGGCGGCTGCCGAGGCAACGGGAACAACTTTAGAACTCTCCTGGAGTGCCAGCAGGCCTGCAGGAAACGCG AGAAACCCGGGTTCTGTCGCGTGTTCCCCCCAGACACCATGGGGATCTGTGCTCTGCTCTGCTTCAGTGATGACGACTGTGCTGGAGCAGAAAAGTGCTGCAGTAATGGGTGTGGCCGGACTTGCCAAACCCCACAGCAGATTAGGTTCAGCGTAGTGCTCGGGCTCTGCAGAGCGAGCCCTGCCTCCCGCTGCACGGGGCCGTTCTGA